From Quercus lobata isolate SW786 chromosome 1, ValleyOak3.0 Primary Assembly, whole genome shotgun sequence, one genomic window encodes:
- the LOC115956070 gene encoding WUSCHEL-related homeobox 2-like, producing MYDVLWRIQEQNMEGDNNVDMGGASGAPVSSRWNPTKEQISMLESLYRQGIRTPSAEQIQQITSRLRVYGHIEGKNVFYWFQNHKARQRQKQKQESMAYINRYFHTTPPLFLPPCPNVLGGPYYLPHNDVGFYPQYQHSKVLLPSGIRGRPRTEKLEKPRALDGAAYNSAHQGYGMATHIGNSTWDMTNNYSHYGQETLPLFPLHPTGILQGKTGKSSIGSSAENSTTTTPSSSEIEEGSGNQPFFDFFSGQGPCESD from the exons ATGTACGATGTATTATGG AGAATTCAAGAACAAAACATGGAGGGTGATAATAATGTGGACATGGGTGGTGCAAGTGGAGCTCCAGTGAGTTCAAGGTGGAATCCAACAAAGGAGCAGATAAGCATGTTGGAGAGCTTGTATAGGCAAGGGATAAGGACCCCAAGTGCTGAGCAAATACAACAGATCACAAGCAGGTTAAGGGTTTATGGTCACATTGAGGGAAAGAATGTTTTTTACTGGTTTCAGAATCACAAGGCAAGGCAGAGGCAGAAACAGAAGCAAGAAAGCATGGCTTATATCAATCGCTATTTTCATACCACTCCGCCACTCTTCCTTCCTCCTTGCCCAAATG ttCTCGGCGGCCCATATTACCTGCCACATAACGATGTAGGGTTCTATCCACAATACCAACATTCCAAGGTGCTTTTACCAAGTGGTATCAGGGGGAGACCAAGGACAGAAAAATTGGAGAAGCCAAGAGCCTTGGATGGCGCAGCATATAACTCAGCCCACCAGGGATATGGTATGGCTACGCATATAGGAAACAGTACCTGGGATATGACCAACAATTACAGCCACTATGGTCAAGAAACATTGCCTCTTTTTCCTTTGCATCCAACAGGAATTTTACAAGGAAAAACAGGAAAGTCATCCATTGGTTCATCTGCTGAGAACTCCACTACTACTACTCCTAGCTCTTCTGAGATTGAAGAAGGTTCTGGGAACCAACCCTTCTTTGATTTTTTCTCTGGACAAGGTCCCTGTGAAAGTGACTGA